The stretch of DNA GATCGGGCTGGAGCGGTGATGCGCTGTCGTCGGGGCTGTCCTCGTCGATCAAGGTCGCCCAGTTCGAGCGCCCATCAGCACGTCTGCTGAGATGGACGCGTGGTTGTTCTAACCCGAGCAGTTGCAAGCCAAGGCTGCCGGTTAGCCATGCGCGGGGGTCGAGCTGTACCTGCAGCGCATCGAGTTCCAGCATATGGGCCGTTTCAGCCCATTCAGGGTTGGCGACCTTGACGTCGCTGAGGCGAATACCGAGCGGCCAGGCCCAGTCTACATCGAGGCTGCCGATGTCCACGGCTCGGTCGCCCAGGCGCTGGCTCAGCTGCGCTTCCAGCTGCTGCTGTGCCCACTGGGTCTGAATCATCATCGCCGCGCCTGCCAGCAGCAACAGCATTGCTGCCAGTACGGCCACGGTGATTTTCGCCGCCTTTGCCACCCTCTTCTGCGCCTCCGATTGCGTACACAACGGTCGAATGCGATCGGCTGCACCGAGGCAGCCCTATAAGGGGTCGACCGCGGGCGGGCAGAAAAAGGTCATCACGAGATATCGGGCCTGCGCAGAAAGAGGCCTGAGAACGCGTTCTAGCGGGGGCTGGCGCATCAGAACGTCACGCGGCGGCGGCGGGAGGACGGCATCAGCGGTCCACCCGGCGCGCGGGGTCAGCGCTGAAGATCGGTCAGCATCGCGGTCGCGACCGCTTCTGCGACTTTGATGCCATCGACGCCCGCCGACAGGATGCCGCCGGCATACCCGGCGCCTTCGCCCGCCGGGTACAGGCCTCGGGTATTGATGCTTCGCAGGTTCTCGTTGTCACGCTTGATCCGCACCGGAGACGAGGTACGCGTTTCGATACCGGTGAGGATCGCGTCGGCGCGGTCGAATCCACGAATCTGCTTGCCAAAGGCGGGCAGGGCCTCGCGGATGGCCTCGATCACGTAGTCCGGCAGAGACGGCGCAAGATCGCCCAGACGCACGCCGGGCTTGTAGGAAGGTTCGACCTCGCCGAACGCGCTCGAGGGCTTGCCGCGGATGAAGTCGCCGACCAGTTGGCCGGGTGCACAATAATCGCTGCCGCCCAGTTCAAAGGCACGGGATTCCAGCCGTTCCTGAAGCTCGACGCCGGCCAGCGGGCCGCCGGGGAAGTCCTCGTCCGGGTTAATACCCACCACGATCCCAGCGTTCGCGTTGCGCTCGTTGCGCGAATATTGGCTCATGCCGTTGGTGACCACGCGGTTAGGCTCTGATGTCGCGGCCACCACGGTCCCGCCCGGGCACATGCAGAAGCTGTAGACCGCCCGGCCGTTCTTGGCGTGGTAGACCAGCTTATAGTCCGCCGCGCCCAGCTCCGGATGCCCGGCGTACTTGCCCAGGCGCGCCTGGTCGATCAGCGATTGCGGGTGCTCGATGCGAAAGCCCACGGCGAACGGTTTGGCTTCGATGTAAACGCCGCGCTGGTGCAGCATGCGGAACGTGTCCCGCGAGCTATGGCCGAGGGCCAGGACCACGTAGCGGCTGCGAATTTCCTCGCCATCGGCCATGCGGACACCCTGGATTCGACCGTCTTCGATGATGAAGTCGACCACCCGGCTGTCGAAGCGCACATCACCGCCCAGCGCCTTGATCTCCTCGCGCATGGTCGACACCACGCCGGTCAGACGGAAGGTGCCGATGTGCGGTTTGCTGACAAACATGATCTCTTCCGGCGCCCCGGCGCGGACGAACTCGTGCATCACCTTGCGGCCGTAGAACTTCGGGTCCTTGATCTGGCTGTAGAGCTTGCCGTCGGAGAACAGGCCGGCGCCGCCTTCGCCGAATTGCACGTTGGATTCCGGGCTCAGCACCTTCTTGCGCCACAACGCCCAGGTGTCCTTGGTGCGGCTGCGCACGTCGCGCCCGCGTTCCAGCACGATCGGCCGGAAGCCCATCTGCGCCAGGGTCAGCGCGGCGAACAGGCCGCACGGGCCGAAGCCGATCACCAGCGGCCGCTCGTTTAGCCCCTCGGGCGCCTGGCCAACCGGGTAGTAGCCGGTGTCCGGCGAGACGCGAATATTGCGGTCATCGGCCAGCCGCGCGAGCACCTGCTCTTCGTTCGCCACGCTGGCGTCGATGATGTAGACGAAGGTGATCTCGCTGTTCTTCTTGCGTGCGTCGTAACTGCGCTTGAATACCGTGAGGTCGAGCAGCTCGGGGTCGCTGATCTTCAGGCGCGCGACGACAGCCTGGCGCAGCGCCTCGGCGGGGTGGTCGAGGGGCAGTTGCAGTTCGTTGATGCGAATCATGACAAGTCCTGGCCGGTGGCCCCGGCAGAGGTGATGACAGCCGCTCGATTCGCAGGCCACGAAGGCTGGCGAATCGTGCGGTCTAGAGGAAGGCGCGCAGTGTAGCCGCGCGGCTGACGGCTGTCATTTTGCTCGCTAGCGTCGCGAGCACCGTCAGCCTTGCTGGTCCGAATGTTAACGTCGGTGTCTGCACGTGCAGAGCGCGTCGTCCGTTCGCGGTTACTGGAGTACGACCCGTGAGTTGAGCGGTTGCAATGGGCGGTTGTTCGCGTGACCAACGGCGTCTGTCAGTGCCTTGATCTGTTCGTCCGATGCCACCAACGGTTCCTTCAGTACCAGCCAGCGCACCCCCTCGGTGCAGGGCGGCGTGGTAAGCGAGCCGCTGAATCGATAGTAATCAAGGTTTTCGGGCAGCAGATCCCTGGCGTTCGCCACGGGCGAAATCGGTTGCGTTTGGCCGGTTTTCGGCGGTTTTTCCCATAACTGCGCCAGCACGGGATTGTGATCGCCCGCTTTGAACATCAACGCAATGACCGCAAGATTGCCCTGCTCGTCGGCATGCACGAGGTGACCTTCGAGCGGGTAGGACTGGCCTTCGATGTGGTTTTCGCTGGGCATATGAAAATGAAACTGCAGCAGCGCATAGTCCTTGCCGTCGAGCGTCAGATGGCTGCCCGGCTCGTACACCACCTGAACGGTGTGTCCAAGATTGACGACTTTGCTTGCGCCTGCGGTGTAGCTGAGCGCTAGGGGCTTCAGCTCAGCCTCGACGAAGCCTGTAAGGTCGACTGGCGTCTGGTTTTTGCCGGCACAGGCGCTGAACTCTGGCGTCAGCTTTGCCCAATTTTCCGGCCCCGACTTGCCGGAGTAATCCCAGGGAACCCCTGGCGTAACGGCCCACGCATTCGCGCTCGCAAGCAAAATACCAAGGCCAAATGCAGCTCTTTTCATGACAGCTCTCCAACGTCATCTATGGACATGAGCGAGCCTGGATTAAGCCAGGGCTCGGCTGTCTGACAAGACAAACCTGCCAATTGTTTGGTCGGCGCTCGCTGGATTGACCGCCTGCGTTTTCGGTTGTCTGGCAAAGGCTTCGTTTGACGCTACGCTGTGACAGGGATCACGGTTTGCGTTTTCTGAAGTGGCCGCACGCCCATGGCGGTCAGGAGGCGCCGAGCACAACAACAATAACGGCCGTCCAGCGAGACGACCCTCGACGAAGGCTGGTGCGCTATGAAACTTGCTCCATTTACCCTGAGTGCCTTGCTGATCGGTTTGTCCGGGCTGACGCTGGCGGCGCCGACCAGCGATGAATCGCTTGAGCGCATGCGCTCGATGAAGACCACCGGCCAGTCCCTGGACATGGAAACCGTGCCCCAGGACGGCGAGATTGCCGACGCGATCCGCAAGAATCTGGAGCGCGTGAAGCTGCCGGATGGCTTCAAGATCGAGCTCTATGCGGTGGTGCCCGATGCGCGGCACATGGCCGTTGGTCCTTCCAGCGGCGTGGTGTTCGTCGGGACACGCAAGACCGATTTGTGGGCCGTTACGGACCGCACCAAGAATCGCACCGCCGACGAGGTCAAACGCTTCGCGCCGGCGATCTCATTCACCCAGCCCGGGCCCTGCTTCAGCCCGGACGGCTTTCTTTTCGTCGCCGAGCACAACCGTGTCCTAGTCTTTCCTGCGGCGGAATTCTTCTACGAAGGTCCGGACGTGGCTGCCGACATCGTCGTGCCCACCGGCGAGCTGATCCCGACGGATGAGGAAAGCTACAACCACGGCGCGCGCGTGTGCGCCATCAGCCCGGATAACAAGCTCACCGTATCGCTGGGGCAGCCGCACAACGTGCCGCCAAAAGAAAAGCTCGATCTCTATCGCCAGCACGGGATCGGCGGCATCGTGCGCATGGAGCGAGACGGCAGCAAGCGTGAGGTGTATGCCACCGGCATACGTAATTCAGTCGGCATCACGTACAACCCGACCACCCAGGAACTGTGGTTCACCGACAACCAGGTGGATGGCATGGGCGACGACATCCCACCCGGAGAAATCAATCACGCGCCAAAGGCCGGTATGCAATTCGGCATGCCCTGGTACGGCGGTGGTCAGGTACGCACCAAGGAATACGCCGAGGAAACGCCTCCTGAAGGTCTGACCCTTCCGGTGGTCGAGACCGTGGCGCATGCGGCCGACATGGGCCTGATGTTCTATACCGGCAAGATGTTTCCAGAGACGTACCGCGGTGGTTTGTTCAGCGCGCAACGCGGCAGCTGGAACCGCACCGTACCGGCGGGCGCGCGGGTGATGTTCACACCCTTTGCCGCGGACGGCTCGGCGCCCTCCAGTGACACTGTGCCCTTCGCTGAAGGCTGGCTGGATGAGGAAACCGGCGAATACTTCGGTCGCATCGTTGACGTCGCGCAGTTGAAGGATGGCTCGTTACTGGTGAGCGACGACACCGCCGGTGCGATCTATCGGATCTCCTATGACGGTGCCTCGAACTGACATCGGCTTTTTCTGTGAGGCTGCCTGGGGCCGATACGGGCTTCAGGCAGCGTTGTCCTGGGAGTGTTCGTATGGCTAGACAACGTCGCGGCGGGCTGCTCGTACCCTGGCTGGTGGTGCTCACCTTGTTGTTCGCGACAGAAGTCCGGGCGGCCGATATCAGCGTCGGGAAAACCAAGGCCAAAATGTGCGCGGCGTGCCATGGTCTCGATGGGCTAAGCAAGGTCGCCGACGCACCGAACCTGGCGGGTAATGGGGCGCTGTACCTGAACCGCCAGCTCAAGGCGTTTCGCAGCGGCGAGCGCAAGCACCCGCAGATGTCGCTGATTGCTGCAGGGCTGAGCGATGAAGACATCGCCAATCTGGCTGCCTGGTACTCGGCGATCAAAATCAGCGTCGAACTGCCCCAGTAGCGCGATGGGCGGGCGGTTACACCAAGCACCCGCTTACCCCTTATACTCGCGCGCCATTGAGGCCAGGCGAAGGCCGGCTCTCCCGTTAATGCGACCAGGCGCCGTCGCGGCGTCTGCTCACCCAGAAGGACACTTCATGCTCAATAACGATGTGATGCGCAGCCTGCGCTACATCCTCAACGTCGATGACGCCAAGATCGCCGAGATCACACGGCTGACGGGCTGCGAAATTCCGGATGCTGAGGCAGAGGCCTACCTGAAGAAGGAAGACGAGGAAGGCTACAAGCCCTGCGGGGACCGGATCATGGCGCATTTCCTCGACGGCGTGGTCATCTACAAACGCGGCAAGGACGAGAGCCGTCCAACACCGCCGATTGAGGTCCCCGTCACCAACAACATGGTGCTGAAAAAGCTGCGTGTCGCCTTCGAGCTGAAGGAAGAGGACATGCATGCGATCCTCAAGGCGGCTGATTTCCCGGTATCCAAGCCGGAGCTTAGCGCGCTGTTCCGCAAGGTCGGCCACAGCAACTACCGCGCCTGTGGCGATCAGCTGCTGCGCAACTTTCTCAAGGGATTGGCGCTGCGCGGCAAGTGACCCGGAGCGCCGCGTCCTAACCGTTCGCAGCTCAACGCTGCACTCCCAGGCGGCTCATCGCGATCGCAATTAGATGAATAAAACCCCGCAAACGCGGGGTTATCAGTGGAGTAGGGTGAGCTTCAGCGCACGCAGCATAACGGTGGGCTGAAGCCCACCCTACCGTCACCGTGCGACTCCGCAGGGCCTGTAAACGAAGCCGCCAACACCGCGGGCTTCGTCGTCAATCTGACCCCGTCTGCATTGACCGCATGCTTTCCGTGCGGTATCGAGTGCACGCAATTTGCGAGACGGTGGCTGAAGCCCACCCTACCGGCGTAACGAATGCACGAAACCCCGCCATTGCGGGGTTTCGTCAGCTGAGTCCGCTGTTTTCCAACGGGCTCGTTATCACGGCGAAGGGCTTAGTTCTGCACCATCGCGACGACCTTGTCGCGCAGCTTCGGATCGTTCTGCACGGCTTGGTTGATGGCGTTGTATTCCTCAATGCTGAGATCGTTTTCGACCACCGTGTTCATCATTTTCTCGTTGGCTTGCTGCTGGAGCTGCTGCGCTTCGGACGGATCGCCCGTTTTTTCCAGCTTGGCGGTGAAGTCTTGGCGGATCTCCATGATCTCGCCCAGCGAGTCAGCAAACTTTTCGAGCTTCTTGTCGCTGATTTCCGAGGCCTGCATGGCTGGCGCGGCCCGAGTCGCGGGGGCCTGATTGGCCTGCTGAGCCGACACCTGAGACGCACCGGCGGCCATCAGAAGAGCAGCGAGGCTAGCGGAAACGAGGCGAGCGTTTAGCTGGGTCATGTTCGATATTCCTGCTGTTTGAAAGACGGCAGGAACAGTGCATCACCTGTGCCAGGTTCGGCTGAAAACACTAAGTGACTGATTAATAATGATTTAAACCGTCCGTCCTGTTCGCGTCGACGCTCAGGATGTCGCTCTGTATCGTGCCAGAATGGCACATGTAGCAGTTTGGCAACGAACCTCGACCTTGCGCGGCGCGTTGCTCCTCAAGGTGGTAATACCCCTCGTCGCGATCATGCTCGGCTTCAGTTACCTGATGCTGTGGACGGTCGAGCGCAACAGCGAGCGACGTCTGCAGGAAGAGGTTGAACTGGTGGCACGGGCGGTGCGGTTGCCGCTCAGTGACAGCCTGGAAAAACAGCACGATCGCACGTCGCAGCAGGTGCTGGAGTCGGTGCTGGGGGTTGGCCGCGTCTACGGCGCTTACCTGTACGACGATCAAGGCGAGCTGGTGGCCTTCGCCGGTGCGATCGAGCCCGACCAGGACCAATCCTCGATTCAGCAGCTCACCGCCGACGGCAAGCGTCGCGGCGGCTATCAGCGCATTCGTGGCCGCGAGGTCTATTCGTACTTTCTGCCGCTGGAGCAGAGCGGCGGTCGCATCAACGGCTTGTTGCAGGTGACCCGGCGCTGGAACGACTTCGAACGCGACACCCGTCAACTGCGGATGATCGCCGGCATCTCAGCGGCGGTACTGGCGTTGGCGTCGGTCTGCATCGTGCTGCTTGGGCATTGGTCGGCCATCGGACGCCACCTGCAGGAACTGACGCAAAGCATGGCTCGGGTCGCGGCCGGCGACCGGCAGCATCGAGCCCCGCGCAACGGCCCGCAGGAGATCGCCGTGCTCGGACGTGCCCTGAACCAAATGCTCGACAGCATCGCCGACGCCGAGCAGCGCATGGCCGAACAGAAGGCCCGTGAGGCGGAGTTGGAAGCGCGCCTGCGACGGTCCCAACAGCTCGCGGCGGTCGGCCGGCTTGCCGCAGGCGTTGCCCATGAACTGGGCAGTCCGCTGAGCGTCATCGACGGCAAGGCCCAGCGCGTTCTGCGCAGCGAGACGCTGGAAGACGGCCAGCGCAAGGGCTTGCTGCAGATCCGCAGCCAGGTGCAGCGCCTGAGCGAAATCGTTCGTCAGCTATTAGATTTCGGCCGCGCGGCGGGGCGTCCGGCACGGCGGATGCCGGCGGACGTGCTGGCGCATTCGGCCGCAGCGGCGGTCGCGGATGAACTGGCGTCTTTGGGCGTCGACTTGCGGCTCCAGGCACCACCCGATCCGCTTCATTGCGAGGTCGATCCGCCCCGTTTTGAACAGGCGCTGACCAACCTCCTGCGCAACGCGGGCCAGGCCAGTCCGGGGGGACAGGTGCTGTTGCGCTGGTGGCGCGAACAGGACTGCCTGCTGTTTCAGGTCGAGGACGACGGTCCTGGCGTGGCCGCGGAACACCGGGCGGCGTTGTTCGAGCCCTTTTTCACCACCAAACCGGTGGGCAAGGGCAGCGGCCTTGGCCTAGCCGTGGCGCACGGTGTCGTCGCCGAATGCGGCGGCCGGATCGAACTTGTCGAGAGTGGGCTGGGTGGCGCTGCGTTTCGGATTTCCCTGGCGCTGGCAGACGAGGAGGAAAGTCATGCAAACGGATGACATCAGCG from Pseudomonas sp. DNDY-54 encodes:
- a CDS encoding carbonic anhydrase, with amino-acid sequence MKRAAFGLGILLASANAWAVTPGVPWDYSGKSGPENWAKLTPEFSACAGKNQTPVDLTGFVEAELKPLALSYTAGASKVVNLGHTVQVVYEPGSHLTLDGKDYALLQFHFHMPSENHIEGQSYPLEGHLVHADEQGNLAVIALMFKAGDHNPVLAQLWEKPPKTGQTQPISPVANARDLLPENLDYYRFSGSLTTPPCTEGVRWLVLKEPLVASDEQIKALTDAVGHANNRPLQPLNSRVVLQ
- a CDS encoding DUF4168 domain-containing protein; translated protein: MTQLNARLVSASLAALLMAAGASQVSAQQANQAPATRAAPAMQASEISDKKLEKFADSLGEIMEIRQDFTAKLEKTGDPSEAQQLQQQANEKMMNTVVENDLSIEEYNAINQAVQNDPKLRDKVVAMVQN
- a CDS encoding DUF1456 family protein → MLNNDVMRSLRYILNVDDAKIAEITRLTGCEIPDAEAEAYLKKEDEEGYKPCGDRIMAHFLDGVVIYKRGKDESRPTPPIEVPVTNNMVLKKLRVAFELKEEDMHAILKAADFPVSKPELSALFRKVGHSNYRACGDQLLRNFLKGLALRGK
- a CDS encoding PQQ-dependent sugar dehydrogenase; translation: MKLAPFTLSALLIGLSGLTLAAPTSDESLERMRSMKTTGQSLDMETVPQDGEIADAIRKNLERVKLPDGFKIELYAVVPDARHMAVGPSSGVVFVGTRKTDLWAVTDRTKNRTADEVKRFAPAISFTQPGPCFSPDGFLFVAEHNRVLVFPAAEFFYEGPDVAADIVVPTGELIPTDEESYNHGARVCAISPDNKLTVSLGQPHNVPPKEKLDLYRQHGIGGIVRMERDGSKREVYATGIRNSVGITYNPTTQELWFTDNQVDGMGDDIPPGEINHAPKAGMQFGMPWYGGGQVRTKEYAEETPPEGLTLPVVETVAHAADMGLMFYTGKMFPETYRGGLFSAQRGSWNRTVPAGARVMFTPFAADGSAPSSDTVPFAEGWLDEETGEYFGRIVDVAQLKDGSLLVSDDTAGAIYRISYDGASN
- a CDS encoding c-type cytochrome, with translation MARQRRGGLLVPWLVVLTLLFATEVRAADISVGKTKAKMCAACHGLDGLSKVADAPNLAGNGALYLNRQLKAFRSGERKHPQMSLIAAGLSDEDIANLAAWYSAIKISVELPQ
- a CDS encoding sensor histidine kinase, translating into MAHVAVWQRTSTLRGALLLKVVIPLVAIMLGFSYLMLWTVERNSERRLQEEVELVARAVRLPLSDSLEKQHDRTSQQVLESVLGVGRVYGAYLYDDQGELVAFAGAIEPDQDQSSIQQLTADGKRRGGYQRIRGREVYSYFLPLEQSGGRINGLLQVTRRWNDFERDTRQLRMIAGISAAVLALASVCIVLLGHWSAIGRHLQELTQSMARVAAGDRQHRAPRNGPQEIAVLGRALNQMLDSIADAEQRMAEQKAREAELEARLRRSQQLAAVGRLAAGVAHELGSPLSVIDGKAQRVLRSETLEDGQRKGLLQIRSQVQRLSEIVRQLLDFGRAAGRPARRMPADVLAHSAAAAVADELASLGVDLRLQAPPDPLHCEVDPPRFEQALTNLLRNAGQASPGGQVLLRWWREQDCLLFQVEDDGPGVAAEHRAALFEPFFTTKPVGKGSGLGLAVAHGVVAECGGRIELVESGLGGAAFRISLALADEEESHANG
- a CDS encoding NAD(P)/FAD-dependent oxidoreductase, translated to MIRINELQLPLDHPAEALRQAVVARLKISDPELLDLTVFKRSYDARKKNSEITFVYIIDASVANEEQVLARLADDRNIRVSPDTGYYPVGQAPEGLNERPLVIGFGPCGLFAALTLAQMGFRPIVLERGRDVRSRTKDTWALWRKKVLSPESNVQFGEGGAGLFSDGKLYSQIKDPKFYGRKVMHEFVRAGAPEEIMFVSKPHIGTFRLTGVVSTMREEIKALGGDVRFDSRVVDFIIEDGRIQGVRMADGEEIRSRYVVLALGHSSRDTFRMLHQRGVYIEAKPFAVGFRIEHPQSLIDQARLGKYAGHPELGAADYKLVYHAKNGRAVYSFCMCPGGTVVAATSEPNRVVTNGMSQYSRNERNANAGIVVGINPDEDFPGGPLAGVELQERLESRAFELGGSDYCAPGQLVGDFIRGKPSSAFGEVEPSYKPGVRLGDLAPSLPDYVIEAIREALPAFGKQIRGFDRADAILTGIETRTSSPVRIKRDNENLRSINTRGLYPAGEGAGYAGGILSAGVDGIKVAEAVATAMLTDLQR